In a genomic window of Streptococcus oralis:
- a CDS encoding glucose-1-phosphate adenylyltransferase — translation MKNEMLALILAGGQGTRLGKLTQSIAKPAVQFGGRYRIIDFALSNCANSGIHNVGVITQYQPLALNNHIGNGSSWGLDGINSGVSILQPYSASEGNRWFEGTSHAIYQNIDYIDSVNPEYVLILSGDHIYKMDYDDMLQSHKDNNASLTVAVLDVPLKEASRFGIMNTDANNRIVEFEEKPAQPKSTKASMGIYIFDWKRLRNMLVAAEKSNVDMSDFGKNVIPNYLESGESVYAYEFNGYWKDVGTIESLWEANMEYISPENALDSRNRQWKIYSRNLISPPNYFGAHAHVEDSLVVDGCFVDGTVKRSILSTEAQVREGAEVVDSVIMSGAIIGHGAKITRAIIGEGAIIADGVEIDGTDEVQVVGYNEVVGVATDED, via the coding sequence ATGAAGAATGAAATGCTAGCTTTGATCCTTGCGGGTGGGCAAGGAACACGTCTCGGAAAACTCACTCAAAGCATTGCCAAACCGGCAGTGCAATTCGGTGGGCGCTACCGTATCATTGACTTTGCTCTTTCCAACTGTGCAAACTCTGGAATCCATAATGTTGGCGTGATTACTCAGTACCAACCTCTTGCTTTGAATAACCATATCGGAAACGGCTCTAGCTGGGGATTGGATGGTATCAATTCAGGTGTCTCTATTTTACAACCTTATTCAGCCAGCGAAGGAAACCGTTGGTTTGAAGGGACTAGTCACGCTATCTACCAAAACATTGACTACATCGACAGTGTTAATCCTGAGTATGTTTTGATTCTTTCTGGTGACCACATCTACAAGATGGACTACGATGATATGCTTCAGTCCCACAAGGATAACAATGCCAGTTTGACAGTAGCTGTCCTAGACGTACCTCTCAAAGAAGCTAGCCGTTTCGGTATCATGAATACAGATGCCAATAACCGTATCGTTGAATTCGAAGAAAAACCTGCGCAACCTAAGTCTACAAAGGCTTCTATGGGAATCTATATTTTCGACTGGAAACGACTTCGCAATATGCTTGTTGCTGCTGAAAAGAGCAATGTGGATATGTCAGACTTTGGGAAGAACGTTATCCCTAACTATCTCGAGTCTGGTGAAAGTGTCTATGCTTATGAATTTAATGGCTACTGGAAAGACGTTGGTACGATTGAGTCACTTTGGGAAGCTAATATGGAGTACATTTCACCAGAAAACGCCTTGGATAGCCGCAATCGTCAGTGGAAAATTTACTCTAGAAACTTGATTTCACCACCAAACTACTTTGGTGCGCATGCACACGTTGAAGATTCATTGGTCGTGGATGGCTGTTTTGTAGATGGAACTGTAAAACGTTCGATTCTTTCAACAGAAGCACAAGTACGTGAAGGTGCTGAGGTCGTTGATTCTGTCATCATGAGCGGAGCTATTATTGGCCATGGCGCAAAGATTACTCGTGCTATTATTGGTGAGGGTGCCATTATTGCTGATGGCGTAGAGATTGATGGAACGGATGAAGTACAAGTAGTAGGATACAATGAAGTAGTGGGGGTAGCAACAGATGAAGATTGA
- the glgB gene encoding 1,4-alpha-glucan branching protein GlgB, which translates to MNNQEALRTFTTGENFHLQHYLGAHREEKNGEIGYTFRVWAPNAQAVHLVGDFTDWVENQIPMVRNEAGVWEVFTSQAQEGQIYKYHITRANGHQIMKIDPLAVYFEARPGTGAVLTNIREKKWKDGLWLARRKRLGFFERPVNIYEAHAGSWKRNPDGSPYTFSQLKDELIPYLVEMNYTHIEFMPLMAHPLGLSWGYQLMGYFAFEHSYGTPEEFQDFVEECHINNIGVIVDWVPGHFTINDDALAYYDGTPTFEYQDHNKAHNYGWGALNFDLGKNEVQSFLISSIKFWIDFYHLDGIRVDAVSNMLYLDYDNAPWTPNKDGGNLNYEGYYFLQRLNTVIKLAHPDIMMIAEESSSATKITGMKEMGGLGFDYKWNMGWMNDILRFYEEDPIYRKYDFNLVTFSFMYVFNENYLLPFSHDEVVHGKKSMMHKMWGDRYNQFAGLRNLYTYQICHPGKKLLFMGSEYGQFLEWKSEEQLEWSNLEDPMNAKMKHFTSQLNQFYKDHRCLWEIDTSYDGIEIIDADNRDQSVLSFIRKGKKDEMLVCVFNMAPVERKDFTIGLPVAGIYEEVWNTELEEWGGVWKEHNQTVQTQESLWKDYEQTLTFTLPAMGASIWKIKRRLKPAKKKE; encoded by the coding sequence ATGAATAATCAAGAAGCATTAAGAACCTTTACTACAGGTGAGAACTTTCACCTCCAGCATTATTTAGGAGCGCATAGAGAGGAGAAAAACGGAGAAATAGGCTATACCTTTAGGGTTTGGGCCCCAAATGCACAAGCAGTTCATCTAGTTGGTGATTTTACCGATTGGGTTGAGAATCAGATTCCTATGGTTCGTAATGAAGCAGGTGTTTGGGAAGTCTTTACGAGTCAAGCCCAGGAAGGTCAGATTTATAAATATCATATCACGCGTGCAAATGGTCACCAGATTATGAAGATCGATCCTTTGGCAGTTTATTTTGAAGCTAGACCGGGTACAGGAGCTGTTTTGACCAATATCCGTGAAAAGAAATGGAAAGATGGCCTTTGGCTAGCACGTCGCAAACGTCTGGGATTTTTCGAGAGACCAGTTAATATATATGAAGCCCATGCAGGATCTTGGAAGAGAAATCCAGATGGTAGTCCCTATACTTTTTCGCAACTGAAAGACGAGTTGATTCCATACTTAGTTGAGATGAACTATACACATATTGAGTTCATGCCTTTAATGGCTCACCCACTTGGATTGAGCTGGGGCTATCAACTTATGGGTTACTTTGCTTTTGAACATTCCTATGGTACACCTGAGGAATTCCAAGATTTCGTTGAAGAGTGTCATATAAATAACATTGGTGTTATCGTAGACTGGGTTCCAGGTCATTTCACCATTAATGATGATGCCTTGGCATATTATGACGGTACACCAACTTTTGAATACCAAGATCACAACAAGGCTCATAACTACGGTTGGGGTGCACTGAATTTTGACCTCGGGAAAAATGAGGTCCAGTCTTTCTTGATTTCAAGTATTAAATTTTGGATTGATTTTTACCACTTAGATGGTATTCGGGTCGATGCAGTGAGCAATATGCTGTATCTAGATTATGATAATGCTCCTTGGACTCCAAACAAAGACGGTGGAAACCTTAACTACGAGGGTTATTATTTCCTTCAACGGTTGAACACAGTGATTAAGTTAGCTCATCCAGATATCATGATGATTGCAGAAGAAAGCTCATCAGCGACAAAGATTACTGGTATGAAAGAAATGGGCGGCCTTGGATTTGACTATAAATGGAATATGGGCTGGATGAATGACATTCTCCGTTTCTACGAGGAAGATCCTATTTATCGCAAGTATGACTTTAATCTTGTGACCTTCAGCTTTATGTATGTTTTCAATGAAAACTATCTCTTACCTTTCTCGCATGATGAAGTGGTTCATGGCAAGAAGAGTATGATGCATAAGATGTGGGGAGATCGCTACAATCAGTTCGCTGGTCTGCGCAACCTCTACACCTATCAAATTTGTCATCCAGGTAAGAAACTCTTGTTCATGGGTAGTGAGTACGGGCAATTCCTAGAGTGGAAGTCTGAGGAGCAGTTGGAATGGTCTAATCTAGAAGATCCGATGAATGCCAAGATGAAGCATTTTACTTCTCAACTCAATCAATTCTATAAAGACCATCGCTGTCTTTGGGAAATTGATACTAGTTATGATGGTATCGAGATTATCGATGCTGATAATAGAGATCAGAGTGTCCTTTCCTTTATTCGTAAGGGCAAGAAAGACGAAATGTTAGTCTGTGTCTTTAACATGGCACCAGTTGAACGTAAGGACTTTACGATTGGTTTACCTGTTGCAGGTATTTACGAAGAAGTTTGGAATACAGAATTAGAAGAATGGGGAGGTGTGTGGAAAGAGCACAATCAAACAGTTCAGACTCAAGAAAGCTTATGGAAAGATTATGAGCAGACCTTGACCTTCACCTTGCCTGCCATGGGAGCAAGCATCTGGAAAATCAAGCGTCGTTTGAAACCAGCTAAGAAAAAAGAATAA
- a CDS encoding NADP-dependent glyceraldehyde-3-phosphate dehydrogenase, with translation MTNYQNLVNGKWKSSENEIAIYSPINQEKLGTVPAMSQAEVDEAMKAARAALPAWRDLAPVERAAYLHKTADILERDKEKIGTILAKEVAKGIKAAIGEVVRTAELIRFAAEEGLRITGQAMEGGGFEAASKNKLAVVRREPVGVVLAIAPFNYPVNLSGSKIAPALIAGNVVMFKPPTQGSISGLLLAKAFDEAGIPAGVFNTITGRGSEIGDYIIEHKEVNFINFTGSTPIGERIGRLAGMRPIMLELGGKDAAIVLEDADLENAAKQIVGGAFSYSGQRCTAIKRVLVVESVADRLAELLQAEVAKLTVGDPFDNADITPVIDNASADFIWGLIEDAQEKGAKALSPIKRENNLIWPGLFDYVTRDMKLAWEEPFGPVLPIIRVADANEALEIANESEFGLQSSVFTNDFKKAFEIAEKLEVGTVHINNKTQRGPDNFPFLGVKGSGAGVQGIKYSIEAMTNVKSIVFDVR, from the coding sequence TTGACAAATTATCAGAATTTAGTGAATGGAAAATGGAAATCATCAGAGAATGAAATTGCCATCTATTCTCCCATCAATCAAGAAAAGTTGGGGACAGTACCCGCTATGAGTCAGGCTGAAGTAGATGAGGCTATGAAAGCTGCGCGTGCAGCTCTCCCAGCATGGCGTGATTTAGCACCCGTTGAGCGAGCAGCCTATTTACATAAGACAGCAGACATTTTGGAACGTGATAAAGAAAAAATTGGTACGATTCTTGCCAAAGAGGTTGCAAAAGGGATTAAAGCAGCCATTGGAGAAGTAGTACGTACAGCAGAATTGATTCGTTTTGCTGCCGAGGAAGGTCTCCGTATCACTGGACAAGCAATGGAAGGTGGCGGTTTTGAAGCTGCAAGTAAAAATAAACTAGCCGTTGTTCGTCGTGAGCCAGTTGGAGTGGTCTTAGCTATTGCACCGTTTAACTACCCAGTCAACCTTTCTGGATCTAAGATTGCTCCGGCATTGATTGCCGGAAATGTCGTTATGTTTAAACCACCAACACAAGGATCTATTTCTGGTCTCTTGTTGGCTAAAGCATTTGACGAAGCCGGAATCCCAGCAGGTGTCTTTAACACCATCACTGGACGTGGTTCTGAAATCGGAGACTACATCATCGAACACAAGGAAGTAAATTTCATTAACTTTACAGGTTCAACACCGATTGGGGAGCGTATTGGTCGTTTAGCTGGTATGCGCCCGATTATGCTGGAACTTGGTGGGAAAGATGCAGCAATTGTCTTAGAAGATGCAGATTTAGAAAATGCAGCTAAGCAAATCGTAGGTGGTGCCTTTAGCTACTCTGGTCAGCGTTGTACCGCTATCAAACGTGTTTTGGTTGTGGAAAGCGTCGCAGACAGATTGGCTGAATTGCTCCAAGCTGAAGTTGCCAAGCTAACTGTTGGTGATCCATTTGACAATGCAGATATCACGCCAGTTATTGATAATGCTTCAGCTGATTTCATCTGGGGATTGATTGAAGATGCTCAGGAAAAAGGAGCCAAAGCGCTCAGCCCAATCAAACGTGAGAACAATCTCATTTGGCCAGGACTTTTTGATTATGTCACAAGAGATATGAAATTAGCCTGGGAAGAACCATTTGGACCTGTTCTCCCAATTATTCGAGTTGCAGATGCCAATGAAGCACTTGAAATTGCTAATGAATCAGAATTCGGTCTTCAATCTTCAGTCTTTACAAATGACTTTAAGAAGGCATTTGAAATTGCTGAGAAACTTGAAGTTGGTACCGTTCATATTAACAATAAAACACAACGTGGACCAGATAATTTCCCATTCCTTGGTGTAAAAGGTTCTGGTGCGGGAGTGCAAGGAATTAAATATAGTATCGAAGCGATGACAAATGTCAAATCCATTGTTTTTGATGTGAGATAA